In the Eptesicus fuscus isolate TK198812 chromosome 22, DD_ASM_mEF_20220401, whole genome shotgun sequence genome, CGGGTCCTCTGTGGCTGGGCTGTGTCCCCAGGACAGGACCTGCCCTCCGGGGGCCCTGAGTTGCCTGTCCCAGCCTACACTCCCCTCGCCTCACACCCTGGATCTCCTGAGGTGGATCAGCTTGGAGTTCTGTGGAAGGAAAGGGGCCGCGGGGAAGGACGGCCgggcaggggcctggagggaCAGAGTCCTGAGGCCCTGGTGTCTGAAAcccgcccctccctgccgccCGGgccccccaccgcacccccctTCCTGTCCACACACCGGGTGTCAGGACCCTCCCTGGGAGacccacccacaccctccccagtaCCTGGGCCACCACCAATGCTATGCACTCCCTGGAGGAAGTCGCCTGGAGCAGCCACTTCTCAGATCTTGGGATGGACTCAGTAGAAATGAAACTGCCTGCTGTGGGGGGCGGAGCCACTGCAGGGTTTGGAGAGGAAACCAGGAAATGGTCCTAAGCATGTGCACATGGCTGGGCTGGGACCTAAGCTTGTGcaggtggctgggctgggctgggcctggcaggCCGGGGAGTGGTGGGAAGAAGTCCTTTTCTACAGCCACGAGGACTGGGGACAGGTCCTCCCCGGGAACTCGGCTCTGGGCCAGCAGGAGCGTCTCAGGTCAGGGAGCAACACAGCCCACAGGCCCGACTGCAgctcttcctgccctggccacccGCCAACCCCCTCGGGGTGCATCAGCCTCTGGGCagatgctattttattttctgctattTTTAGGCCCCTATTCTCTCATCACTGCTCTGAAAGAGGTGGTGGAAAGGGCTGGTGACCTccgccctccttctcctcctcaggTCGCTCTGCAGGGTCAGACACTTCACAGCATCACCAGCAGCCAGGACCCAGCTGGgagcccagagccagggaggccccaggccaCCGTGGGGCTGGCACTTAGAGCAAAAGCACTGCAGGGCCCAGCCCGTGTgtcaggggttgagcgtccacctaccTACAAGCCAAGAGCTCACAGTTTCATTCCACCCCAGTTGctgcttgatcctcagtggggggcagcaggaggcagccaatggatgactgtctcatcattctctctcatcatcactGGGCTAGGGAAacactgtttattttattttattttattttattttattttttaagttctagGGAATAACGTCTATTGTGGCAGAGAGTGTCACACACGACTGAAGGTGGTACATTAGTCACTTCCCTCACCATCCTTCATTGGGTACAAGTGGGACAGGTTCCCTGCGTTCCGGTTCCCCCCCCTCCTGCACGGCTTCCTAACACTGACCGTGGACATTGAACCCGACCGCTTCCGCGGACGCTCTGGTTCCTAACAGAactgtgcagaagcttctggGTCCCCTCATTGTCCATATCATCCCAGCTCAGTCTCCAGCCCTGACACATTGGTTCCATTTTCTCACAATCTGGAAAAAGAGTCTTCTCTTTCAagtcactctttttaaaaaaaaaaaaaatttaataaatctttattgttcagatttttacaattgttcctctttccccccccccccccatagttcccctccatcAGGTTCatatcccaccctctgcccttacctccccctactgtcctcatccatagctGTACGGTTTTTGTcgagtctcttcccgcacccctattccccttttcctccaagagttgtcagtctactccctttctatgcccctgattctattatattcaccagtttattctgttcatcaaattttttattcccttggttttcagattcatttgttgatagatacgtacttgttgtacataatttttatctttatctttttcttcttcttcctcttcttaaagaatacctttcagcatttcatataattctggtttggtggtgatgaactcctttagctttttcttatctgtgacgctctttatctgaccttcaattctgaatgatagctttgctgggtagaataatcttggttgtagtttcttgctgttcatcactttgaatatttttgccattcccatctggcctgcattgtttctgttgagaaatcagctgacaatcgtatgggtgctcccttgtaggtaactaactgttttctcttgctgcttttaatattctctctttgtcttttgcttttggcattttaattatggtgggtcttgatgtggtcctctttggatttcttttgtttagggttctgtatgcttcctggacttgtaagtctatttctttcaccaggtgggggaagttttcagtcactatttcttcaaatgggttttcagtatgttgctctctctcttcttctggaacccccataattctgatgttggtacgcttgaagttgtcccagaggcttcttacactatctttcACTTCttggattgttttttctttttgcttttctggttgaatgttttttgcttctttgtattccaaatctttcaCTTGGTCCTTGCAATCATCTAATCTGCCTTTAGGTCTGTATataatatcttttatttcagtcagtgtatgcttaatttctagttgatcctttttcatatctttgagggCTTCATTAAATTGATCAGCCTTTTcaaggaaattcttgaaaaacctctcagggtggagcagacagccttggtttcccatcagtcCCGCCCtacgaggcccctgtgtctcagtgtcccgcggcaatggctgcacacacctctgagagaaggctgccctcccTCCaatttcacctgctgccagacagtccagtttctccctgaatgagtctaggtacccaaagtctcacctggaactggatttcagtgcagttgggaggttttgtttcctgaACAAGACAGCAGACCATGCatgctgcccgccctctccgtgAACCTCGAGTAAGCCAGCAGCATATTCCGCCGCCTGCCCTTTCTGCACACGCGGGTCTCCGCACCACtatcctccacagctcctctgggtctcagtgtccttttatctttccttctagttgtagagtttccactcaaccagctttctgatggttctggacgatgtctgctctgtcttccagttgcagtttggAAATTGTTCTGTGAGGCaacagtataggtgtttacctatgccgccatcttggtttctcctccaagaaaaaaataaataaatcttgattgttgaacgtattacatatgcccttccccctcccccactccctctcccgcCCTCACGTCACTCCTGACAGGAACCGTGGTCATCAGGATCAGCTGCAGTGAGAGGAGCACCATCATCTGGACCCATTGGTGGTTCAGACATAAAACATCTGGGATCATTCTCAGGTGCTGCTTCTCTTGAGTGTGGAGGTGACAGGGACTCTCCCCCAGTTACTGCACCGGAGCTCTACGAGCTTCAAGAGCATCTGCCTCACATCTGGACTGCAGGGCATGTCCAGGGCGATGTTTGCAATCCTCTGGATAACTGTGTCCATGTCTGTCTTTCCTTGATCCTTCAAGGCATCTTCCAGCGCGGGTCCTGTCAACTCCAGTAAATGTACTGCACAAACTAGGTTATTGTCCACAGGGTTGGAGAGGAGGGCTTCCAAAAGCCCCCGAAGAGCAAATGCTCGAACCTGTGCTTTGGGCCCTTCGATCTTCAGCAGAAGATAAAGTTCTCCCAGAAAGAGCACGAACCCATGGAATCGTTTCCGAGCTGCTTCATCACCCTCAACAGCTTGATCTATAGAAGCACATTCAGTCTGACATCTTTGAAAGAACATTTGGCAGAAGCTGCCCCTCTGTGAGGTAACGGTCAGGTGACGGGACAGGTAATTACACAGGTGAGCTCCCACACTGCGGAACTTTGGCACGGACGTGACCTGTTCATAGGTGAGGTCCACAAGTTCTTGCAAAGCCTCGTCCGTGGTGACCCGGCCACTCAGGGTCTCTGCAAACTGTTCCATGTCAGTTTTACAATTGCCAGGCAGCTCTGTCAGGTGGTTCAAGAAATCCCAAACAaatagagacagagggagaccaTCCTTGCAGGGTCCTGTGTAATTAGAAGAAGGTCAAGGGTAGAATTCAGGGCGCTGGTAGACAGCGTGGGCATTCACAGGGGAGCCACGACCACCCCCAGACTCGGACTCCCAGTTCTTCTGAGGAATGGGTTCCTGGGTTCTCATCTGTTCCAAGAATGTCCCCTCAGAGAATGGGGAAGGGAAGGCTGGGCGCTTCCTCCTGGAACCTTCCCCCCGCGAGCACACAAAGGACTTCCCCGGGCCGGGCCCACCCAAATGCTGGGACTGGGGTACTTCGGGATTCAGGGCTGGAGGCGGGTCCCACTCCCAGCACACTTGATTTTAGATAAGACCTGCCTGTGCTCTGGAGTCTCAGCCTTGTTTCAGATTAGCGACAGGAGCTCAGGGTTGTGACCATAAAGTAGAAACCCTCTTATTTGTCCCCTCGACCCAGGCAGGGCGGAGGCTGCACTGAGCTGTGGTACCCTAAGCACTTGGCAATGCCCTCAGATACCTTGATGGCTCCTCAACCGTTTCCTCAGGTCAAAGTAGAGCTCGGGGACCTCGCACTCGGTCTGAACCTCCAAGGAGATGACCTCTGGGGTCTCCAGCCGcacagcctggctcctgggggagacagaggccTGAGCTGCTAAGCGGGCACCCCGCAGCTCCGCACCCCACTCCCCCTCGTCCTTCCTGCAGCACTCACCTGCTCAGGGCACCCTTCACGTCCTGCGGGAACAAAGGCACAGGTGAGTGAGGGAGCAGAGAGCtgatggggctgctgctccttccaGAGGCACAGGGCGGCCCGGCCTTGGGTGCGGGTGTGATGGGGCCTCATAGCCAGGTCGGGAGAGCACCTGAATGACTCTGGAAAGTACTCCTACTGTTTCACATCTGAGGACACATACACTTATGTGAACAGGGTAAGTTTCTCACATGAGAAcaggggttaagtttttcttaagtttcctttccaAGCCCTGTGCCAAGTGATTGGGGAGGTGACTGAGCTGTGAGTCCAGAGAGTAGAACCCATAAGCAGGGTCAGGCCGacccaccaggaatcaaaacacCATCTGATCAACACCATCTCATCATCTAGGGACTAATAGCGGATATCTGAGAACCCCAGCCCCTATGCCTTGTAGGCAGTGGCTATATGGTCAAGCCTCAgattgacctgtggcagggccacaaacaagtcccagcttggagggcagagccctcttagcattattaagcttaaccttatagctgctccctagatccttccaaagtagctaatgggctg is a window encoding:
- the LOC103291104 gene encoding LOW QUALITY PROTEIN: polyadenylate-binding protein-interacting protein 1 (The sequence of the model RefSeq protein was modified relative to this genomic sequence to represent the inferred CDS: deleted 1 base in 1 codon; substituted 1 base at 1 genomic stop codon); the encoded protein is MALATTSKKMREEATCAICLXLMAEPVSISCGHSYCQACLLSLMGPASSPRSHQDTETFSCPQCRTPFQRGSLRPSKQLGSLIAALQELELEEEQEQEQEQEQELSCQEHGERLHLFCEDEGQLICWRCERDPRHKGHATALVEDVGPGYRDKLQEAVRKLRQLEEECVSQKAFTVKQIAEWNEKIEAQRQKVQADFQNLHSFLREEERAYLWRLESEKEHTLWRLRDREAKLVQQNRELESRILELEERCQSSAQKVLQDVKGALSRSQAVRLETPEVISLEVQTECEVPELYFDLRKRLRSHQGPCKDGLPLSLFVWDFLNHLTELPGNCKTDMEQFAETLSGRVTTDEALQELVDLTYEQVTSVPKFRSVGAHLCNYLSRHLTVTSQRGSFCQMFFQRCQTECASIDQAVEGDEAARKRFHGFVLFLGELYLLLKIEGPKAQVRAFALRGLLEALLSNPVDNNLVCAVHLLELTGPALEDALKDQGKTDMDTVIQRIANIALDMPCSPDVRQMLLKLVELRCSNWGRVPVTSTSREAAPENDPRCFMSEPPMGPDDGAPLTAADPDDHGSCQE